One segment of Solanum stenotomum isolate F172 chromosome 1, ASM1918654v1, whole genome shotgun sequence DNA contains the following:
- the LOC125874867 gene encoding uncharacterized protein LOC125874867: MGMHLKVEVLWTNVVNGYEELENDGELSVAEMKNLEAMYRQDAKALSKIQMGVSKAYKYLLVRLQSKLGRLLAQATGASNFCEEKEENPFFASQSDASAKNNEWYVDSGCSNHMTRDENVFLSINNSITNKVRMENGALVDAEGKGTISINIKRSGKQIHDVLYVPEENLLSVDQLMENGYFVVFRDNDCKIYDKIESNQVIVEVEMIK; the protein is encoded by the exons ATGGGAATGCATCtgaaagttgaagttttgtggACTAATGTTGTAAATGGCTATGAAGAGCTAGAAAATGATGGTGAACTTTCAGTAGCAGAGATGAAAAATCTTGAGGCTATGTATCGTCAAGACGCAAAAGCCTTGAGCAAAATCCAAATGGGAGTCTCAAAAGCATATAAATATCTACTTGTGAGACTGCAAAGCAAGCTTGGGA GATTGTTGGCACAAGCAACGGGAGCAAGCAATTTTtgtgaagaaaaggaagaaaacccTTTTTTTGCTTCTCAATCTGATGCTTCAGCAAAAAACAATGAATGGTATGTTGATAGTGGTTGTAGCAATCACATGACTAGAgatgaaaatgttttcctctCAATTAATAATAGCATCACTAATAAAGTGAGAATGGAAAATGGAGCCTTAGTTGATGCAGAAGGTAAAGGTACCATTTCGATAAACATAAAAAGGAGCGGTAAGCAAATTCATGATGTTCTTTATGTTCCTGAAGAAAATTTGCTTAGTGTTGATCAACTCATGGAAAATGGTTATTTTGTTGTGTTTAGAGATAATGATTGCAAGATTTATGATAAAATTGAGTCAAATCAAGTCATTGTTGAAGTAGAGATGATAAAATGA